In Sulfuriferula plumbiphila, the genomic window CGTCCCAGCGCCGGGCAATCCAGGCAGCGTAGTGGATCAGCCTCAAGGTGCGCAGGGCTTCGATCAGGTGCAGTTCGCGCGGGTCGAAATCGTGGAAGTCTTCATAGCCGGCCAGCAGGTCGGCAAGTTGCCGCGTCATCTCATTGCGCTCGCCGGAGAGCAGCATCCACAGGTCTTGCACCGCGGGCCCCATGCGGCTGTCGTCGAAATCCACGAAATGCGGGCCGGCGTCGGTCCACAGTACGTTGCCGATGTGGCAGTCGCCGTGCAGGCGCAGGCTGGCCACCGCACCGGCGCGGTCGAAGCAATGGCGCACGCCGTCCAGCGCTTGCGCCACGACGCCGCGATAGACTTCAACGAGTTCAATCGGGATGAAGTCGTGGCTTAACAGGTAGGCGCCGGGTTCCTCGCCAAAGCTGGCGATATCGAGCGTGGGGCGGTGCTGATAGGGGGCGATGGCGCCGACCGCGTGGATGCGGCCGATGAAACGCCCCAGCCACGCCAGCGTGGCGGGATGGTCCAGCTCCGGGGCGCGGCCGCCGTGTTTGGCGAAGACGCTGAAACGGAAGCCGGCGTGGGTGTGCAGTGTGCGATTGTGCATTGCCAGTGCCGGCACGACCGGGATCTCGCGGCTGGCGAGATCGCTCACAAAGGCATGTTCCTCAAGTATGGCGGCGTCGCTCCAGCGCTGCGGGCGGTAGAATTTGGCGACAATGGGCGCGCTGTCCTCCATGCCGATCTGATAAACGCGGTTTTCATAACTGTTGAGCGCTAGCAGGCGGCCATCGCTGCGCAAGCCGAGACTGTCGACCGCATCGAGCACGTGATCCGGCGTCAAACCGGCAAAGGCGTGTGTTTCCATCCGTGTATTGTACGGGAAGGCGGCTTGTATCGAGCGCGTGGACGTGTTGCAAAAATTGGCATATTGACGAAAAGCCGTGTCAACTATCCAACAGCATGATTCGTTATACTGCACTGGTTACACCCGTGGCTGGCTTTTCTTAACCGAATCGTGGAGACAACATGAATAAATTGATGACCGCACTGATTATGGCCGCAGCACTTGCCCTTACCCCGTTCGCTGCATCGGCAAAAACCGAACAGCAAACCAAAATGGGCGCTTGCAATAAAGATGCCGCTGCCAAGTCACTCCAAGGCGAGCAACGCAAAGCTTTCATGAAGAGCTGCCTGTCGGCTGGTCCCGCACCTGCCGCCGCCGCTGCACCAGCGAAAGCCGAGCCTGCCGCTGCCGCCAAACCCAAAAATGCCATGGGCGCATGCTCGACTGCTTCCAAAGGCATGAAAGGTGCGGAGCACAAAAAATTCATGAGCGAGTGCCTGAAAGCCAAAGGCCCGGAAAACATGAAAAAATAAGTTTGAATATGGCTGAAAAAACCCCGCTTCGGCGGGGTTTTTATTGGCTGCCTCGTGTTGTGATCGTAGGTTTGCTGTGTGATTCAGACTTCGCACAGCCCCACGGTGGTGGCTATCCCGTCCTGATCCACGCTCTCCATCCGCACGCTGTAGCCCCACAGGCGCGCAATGTGGCGCAGCATCTCCGGCGTGGTGTCGCCGAGCGGGCGGCGATCGTGCATGTAGTGACGCAGGGTAAGGGCGCGGTCGCCGTAGACGTCGACGTTATAGACCTGGATGTTGGGTTCACGGTTGCCGAGGTTGTATTGTTCGGCCAGTCGCTGGCGCACCGCGCGATAGCCGGCGTCGTCGTGGATGGCGCTGATTTCGAGCTTATCTTCACTGTCGTCGTCGCGCACGGCGAACAGTTTGAAGTCGCGGATGAGTTTGGGCGACAGGTACTGGGCGATGAAGCTTTCGTCCTTGAAGTTGCGCATGGCGAAATCAAGCGACTGTTTCCAGTCGCTGCCGGCCAGTTCCGGGAACCAGTGGCGGTCTTCGTCGGTGGGGTGTTCGCATATGCGGCGAATGTCATGAAACATCGAAAACCCCAGCGCGTAAGGGTTGATGCCGCTGTAGGCGCGGCTGTGAAACGGCGGCTGGTAGACCACATTGGTGTGACTTTGCAGGAATTCCATCATGAAGCCATCGGTGAGTTTCCCCGCGTCGTACAGGTGATTTAACAGGGTGTAGTGCCAGAACGTGGCCCAGCCTTCGTTCATCACCTGGGTCTGGCGTTGGGGATAGAAATACTGGGCGATTTTCCTGACTATCCGGACGATTTCGCGCTGCCAGGGTTCGAGGCGCGGGGCGTTTTTTTCGATGAAGTACAGCAGATTTTCTTGCGGCTCGGCGGGAAAGCGGCTGCTCTGGCGCTGTTCGTCGGCGGCCTGACGGGTTGGCAGGGTGCGCCACAGGTCGTTGACCTGAGACTGCAGATAGGTTTCGCGTTCGATCAGGCGCGCCTGTTCCTTGGCCATGGAGAGCCGGGTCGGGCGCTTGTAACGGTCTACACCGTAGTTCATCAGGGCGTGGCAGGAGTCGAGCATATTTTCGACGGCTTCTTCGCCGTGGCGTTGCTCGCATTCGGCAATGAAATTACGCGCGAATACCAGGTAGTCGAGGATGCCCTCGGCGTCGGTCCAGGTGCGAAACAGGTAATTGCCTTTGAAAAACGAATTGTGGCCATAGGCGGCATGCGCAATCACCAGTGCCTGCATGGTCATGGTGTTTTCTTCCATCAGGTAGGCGATGCACGGGCTGGAATTGATGACGATTTCGTAGGCCAGCCCCATCTGGCCGCGCTGGTAGCTTTTTTGCGTAGAAAGAAAGCCTTTGCCGTAGGACCAGTGGTGATAGCCGACCGGCATGCCGACCGAGGCGTAGGCGTCGATCATTTGTTCGGAGGTGATGACCTCAATCTGGCGCGGGTAGGTGTCCAGACCGTAGTGCGCGGCGGCCAGGCCGATCTCGCGATCGTAGGTGTCGAGCAGTTCGAAGGTCCATTCGGAGCCTTCGGACAAAGGCTGACGTTCGGCGACGGGCTTTGCATCGGTCATCTCAGGCCACCTTTTTCCTGAACAGTTCACGAAATACCGGGTAGATGTCTTCCAGCGAGTGGATGCGTTGCATGGCAAAGCGGCGGCTGGCTGCACTTACCTGGGCGTATTCGCGCCACAGGCTTTGCGGCTGTTCGGTTTCGATTTCGACGTAAGCGAAATACTGCGTCAGAGGCAGAATGTCCTGCACCAGTAGTTCCCGACAGCGCGGCGAATCGTTTTCCCAGTTGTCGCCATCCGACGCCTGCGCGGCGTAGATGTTCCAGCTGGCCGAAGGATAGCGCTCCCGGATGATGTCGCGCATCAGCACCAGCGCACTCGATACAACCGTGCCACCGGACTCCCGCGAAGAAAAGAAATCCTCCTCATTGACCTCTTTGGCTGTCGTGTGGTGGCGAATGAACACCAGATCGATGCGCTCGTAGCTCTTGGTGAGAAACAGATAGAGCAGCATGAAAAAGCGCTTGGCGATATTTTTGCGGTTTTCGTCCATCGAACCGGATACATCCATCAGGCAGAACATCGCAGCCTGGCTGCTCGGCGTGGGCTGATCCACCCGGTTGGCGTAGCGCAAGTCCCAGGTGTCGATGAAAGGTACGGCGGCAATGCGCGCCTTGAGACTGACAATTTCCTCACGCAAGGCGTCGGCTTCAGGGCTGGCGTCGAGGCCGTTGGCAAGCAGTTCCTGCAGCGCTTCTTCGGCTTCGCGCAATGCTTCGCGCGGGCTGGATGACATCGCCATACGTCTGCCGATGGCCTGTTTCATGGAGCGCACCACATGCAGACTGGACGGGTTGCCCTGACTGACGAAACCGGCGCGTGCGCGCTTCACTTCAGGTACGGCGGCGAGCTGTTTCTTTACCATGTCCGGCAGCGCCAGATCCTGGAAGAAATAGTCCATGAATTCTTCACGCGACAGTTCGAACACGAAATCATCCATGTCTTCGGCGTCTTTTGAGGCGCTGCCGCTGCCCCCGTTGCCGCCGCCACTGAGGGGGCGATCCGCCTTGTCGCCGCGCACGAACTCGCGGTTGCCAGGGTGGACGATGTTACGGCGGCCGCCCGGGCCATGATGGAACGCCGGCT contains:
- a CDS encoding SpoVR family protein, encoding MTDAKPVAERQPLSEGSEWTFELLDTYDREIGLAAAHYGLDTYPRQIEVITSEQMIDAYASVGMPVGYHHWSYGKGFLSTQKSYQRGQMGLAYEIVINSSPCIAYLMEENTMTMQALVIAHAAYGHNSFFKGNYLFRTWTDAEGILDYLVFARNFIAECEQRHGEEAVENMLDSCHALMNYGVDRYKRPTRLSMAKEQARLIERETYLQSQVNDLWRTLPTRQAADEQRQSSRFPAEPQENLLYFIEKNAPRLEPWQREIVRIVRKIAQYFYPQRQTQVMNEGWATFWHYTLLNHLYDAGKLTDGFMMEFLQSHTNVVYQPPFHSRAYSGINPYALGFSMFHDIRRICEHPTDEDRHWFPELAGSDWKQSLDFAMRNFKDESFIAQYLSPKLIRDFKLFAVRDDDSEDKLEISAIHDDAGYRAVRQRLAEQYNLGNREPNIQVYNVDVYGDRALTLRHYMHDRRPLGDTTPEMLRHIARLWGYSVRMESVDQDGIATTVGLCEV
- a CDS encoding serine/threonine protein kinase — encoded protein: METHAFAGLTPDHVLDAVDSLGLRSDGRLLALNSYENRVYQIGMEDSAPIVAKFYRPQRWSDAAILEEHAFVSDLASREIPVVPALAMHNRTLHTHAGFRFSVFAKHGGRAPELDHPATLAWLGRFIGRIHAVGAIAPYQHRPTLDIASFGEEPGAYLLSHDFIPIELVEVYRGVVAQALDGVRHCFDRAGAVASLRLHGDCHIGNVLWTDAGPHFVDFDDSRMGPAVQDLWMLLSGERNEMTRQLADLLAGYEDFHDFDPRELHLIEALRTLRLIHYAAWIARRWDDPAFPAAFPWFNTQRYWQDRILELREQIALMDEPPLWVG
- a CDS encoding PsiF family protein; this encodes MNKLMTALIMAAALALTPFAASAKTEQQTKMGACNKDAAAKSLQGEQRKAFMKSCLSAGPAPAAAAAPAKAEPAAAAKPKNAMGACSTASKGMKGAEHKKFMSECLKAKGPENMKK
- a CDS encoding YeaH/YhbH family protein; this encodes MSQLVDRRLSGKNRSAVNRQRFLRRFKEQIRKAVTHAVSSRKVADLERGEKISIPAKDMSEPAFHHGPGGRRNIVHPGNREFVRGDKADRPLSGGGNGGSGSASKDAEDMDDFVFELSREEFMDYFFQDLALPDMVKKQLAAVPEVKRARAGFVSQGNPSSLHVVRSMKQAIGRRMAMSSSPREALREAEEALQELLANGLDASPEADALREEIVSLKARIAAVPFIDTWDLRYANRVDQPTPSSQAAMFCLMDVSGSMDENRKNIAKRFFMLLYLFLTKSYERIDLVFIRHHTTAKEVNEEDFFSSRESGGTVVSSALVLMRDIIRERYPSASWNIYAAQASDGDNWENDSPRCRELLVQDILPLTQYFAYVEIETEQPQSLWREYAQVSAASRRFAMQRIHSLEDIYPVFRELFRKKVA